CGATAGAACGCGGTATACGCGCCCGCCATTGGTTTGAAAAACTTTTCTGTCGGACAATCTAGCTGCTTTGGAGCGGGAGACTTTCACCATGAGCATGGAGCCGTCGTCAGCTGTCGAAAATATTTCGTAGTTGTCTAGGGCATCAAATTCGACTTGTGTACGGTCAATGGTGGCTTCATAGTGGGCTTTATGTGCATCACGAGCGTTGGATACTGTGGGTAAACCTGATAAGTTACGGGGTTTACGTGTGCGCTTACTGCCATCATCTTTGTTGCTTAAGGTGGCTTTACTGCTGTTATTGGTGGTTGTTTCCATAGGTATTGTTGGTGTTTGGGGCTTGTTTTGTGTCCTTTCTGTCATGTGTTAATCTGCGGTGACTCTTGCCCTGTAAAGGGTGTAGAGAATTACCCTAATTACTCCGGCATAACTGCCACTTTCTCTAGCCCGCAGCGCACACTCATCGAATGCTCGCAAAGGTAGCGCCAGAAGGGCATAGCTATTTCCTGACTCTCAATAATCAATGGTCGATCGCGTCCGACAAAGTTTATGGTCAGGTTCCCATCGAAAATTTCCGCATAGGCGATCGCGTCAAGATTGACCGCGATTTGTCGTTTTGGCTCAATCACGAGCCGAACAATTTTGTTCATATCTCTTAATTGACTATTTGATAATCCACACTCTCCCCTAGCAGGTCTTTCTCTAGCCCAATGCTTGCAGGCTGCTATCTCTGCATGGTTTGGGGTGATGGCTAGTTTCTTTCATACGAAACTAATGTTATTGTATTATACGAATGGAATCTGTCAATCATTTCTTTCGTACAAAATAATTTCGTTCATACAATAAAATGAGGTTGTAGTCATGGGAATCACGACAAATGGGACGACCCAAGAAATTACCAGAAGATTCGATAAGAGCGACGGTGATGATAAGCGAAACCGACTGGGAAGCTTTCCGCCTTCAAGCAGAAGCTATGGGATTGAATCGTTCAGAGCTTTTACGGATGATTGCTCAAGGGAAAGTGGCATTGAGCAGAGTTCAAAATCACAACCTCATGCTGGGAAAATCCTTGAGCGCCTAGAATTACTCGAAGGCGCTTATTTATCGGTCGTTGACGAAGACTCAAGTTATCTGGAAAATCGATTAACTCGTTATAAGCGGGAGAAGGAAGTATTTTTACGTGAGACGCAAGCATTAAAACAAGAAATACTTAACCTCCTGGCATCAGAAGAAAGTTCTGATAATTAAGCCGTCCTTACTTTGTAGTTAGGGACGGCTCTATTTTGCTTTTTAAATTTACTTGGGTATCAGTTATCAGGCTTTTCTAAAATCATCCAGTGGAGATGGTGGTGCTTGAAGGTCATCCTCCTCCGTATTCTCTATCAATGGGTCATCAGGGATAAACTCAAGCTCTAGGCGAATTTTAACCCTACCCTTCTTCCATCCTCCGCCAACACTTTGCAGTATTTCTGCTTCAACACCTTCACAGACCCAGTCCTCTTGGTCGCTGCTAACTTTTTCTTGTACCCAGTCTTTCATGTTGGACTTAAAGACAGAAACTCGCATAGTCCACTGGTCAAAAAACGATGTTTCCTCATCCGTGGAAAACACATCATCATCATTCAAAATAATTTGTTTCATCTAAGACACCATGCACCGTACACCCCTAGTATTCCCACGATTCAGCTAAGAGATAGGGTCTAATGCCAGCACTAACACGACCAGCAAATCTCTACTCCCTCACAGGGACTTTTATTCAAGAGTTTCAAATCCCAAAATTCAAGACTCAACCCAAAGTCATCATCTGGGACAAACGAGCCTTCCTACTTAGCGAAGACAACAACTATATCGAAGTTTTCTCACATTTAATCAATGACTAACCACAAAATAGACCCCATCGAATTCGTTAAAGGCAGCCAAGCTTGCGGTGATGCTATGTGCCGATTGAATAGCTATCTTCAAGAACAATTCAACCTTGACGAAACAGAATCAGCTTGGTTACTGGCAGTATTTTTACATTCAATGCCCAAATCAATCGAATTAAACCCGCATATCAAAGACACGCTCAAACAGCAAGCACAGAGAATAAAACTGCATTACCAATCCCAGGGAAACTAACACCATGAACAGCAAGTATCGGCGTACCAATACGCAAAAAAAAAACAGATAGTCTTGTACCCCACCTGTTAATAAATCCCCTTAAGGAAGGAGAAGGAAAAATGAAAAATATTTTATTTTGTGCTTCCAGTCTAGCACAAATCAAAACAGCTTACTTACCAATCTGTGGAGGGAATTAACATGATTGCTATCCCACACAGTGAAGACTTTGTAAACTTTAAAACCACTCCTGACGCACCACCAGAAAATATAGAAGCGGAAGAATCTATCCTAGGCGGTATCATATTAGACCCGGCAGCAATTTACAGAGTTAAAGATAGATTAAAACCCGAACATTTCTATGTAGAGTCACATCGAGAAATCTATAAAGCCTGTCTCAAACTTAACAAGAATAATCAACCGATAGACTTAATAACGGTTACTTCTTACTTATCAGACAACAAGAAATTATCAAAAATAGGAGGAAGAAACAAACTCGCCTCAATAGTTGACCGTACAGTATCAGCAGTAAATATTGATGCTCTATCTGATTTAGTCATCAGTAAGGCTGTACGTAGAGATTTAATCAAGGTTGGGAATCAATTTATCCATTTAGGATATGCCGGAGAATATGACCTTTCGGAAATATTTTCTTTAGTACAGAAGAGAACTCAGGATTTAATCTCAGCATCAACAGCTAGAACAAAAGAAGAACAGCTTGATTATATTAACGACAGGCTGGTTGCTGAACTAAAAAGAATATACTCCACCATCCCAGAGCCGAATAAACGATTACTAGCTCTCAAATGGTTAGCTAATGAGTTTGATACATCCATCGGCTTCCTAGAGCATTTCTACCTCAAGTCCCTGGCTTCCCAGTGTTCAAAGCTCATGACTTACAAAGACTTGAAGGAAGCGGCACAATCCACCGTCCGACGCTGGTTACTCAACGGATTAATTCCCAATGCCAGCACTATTCTGTTAGCCGCCGATGGTGGAATCGGGAAAACCAAGATGGTTTACAACCTGGCAAAAAAAATCATTGACGGAACCCAATTTGGTGATTTTATTGCCACAGGACAGAAGCGACGCATTCTCTACTATCAAGGGGATGAGTCTGTTGGGGATATGTACCAAGCACTAGAAACTCTTGGATACAGTGAAAGCGATATTCAAGAACACGTCCGGGTAAGGTTCGGGTGGTCGTTTGAAAATATGCCCGTACTCATCCAAGACTTACACGAATTCCAGCCACATTTTATAGTTGTTGATTCTCTATCCTTTGCGAACCGTTATTCTATGTTTCGTGAAGGTGAAGCCGAATATGCCAGACCACTACTCGAATGTGCCGGACTCGCAACCGAATATAACAGCACTTTTTTGTTTATCCATCACACCAACCGCGACGGAGGAGTTAGAGGTACAACTGCCATTAGAAACTCAGTCAGTGAAGTCTGGAAACTATCCAAAGACACCAGCCACACATCAACACCATACGACCGGATACTGGAGATTGATAAATCACGGTCTAGGAGTAGCGGGAAAAAATACCGTTTGTACTTTGAGCCAGAAACACTAGAGTTTACTTTCCTCGGTGAGGAAGGGGAAGAACTTGGTGGACCGAACCGCACAGCTAAAGAAAAAATTCTGCAATATCTTGCTGACAATCGGAACCAGAATTTTACAGCCAGAGTTATGGCTCAACTACTTTACCTCAACGAAACAACCACAGGAAGAGCGCTTAGAGACTTGTCCTCTGACGGTCTAGTTAGTTGCAACAGGAAACCGGGAAAAGCTTACACCTACTTTTTGGAATGGACGGGCGATCGCCACGCTCGTAATGACGAGCATAGTTACGAGCGTGATGACGAGCGTTACGAGCATAATTACGAGCCACAGAATCCAGGCATAGCAACGGTTACACCTATTTCCTCACAAAATAGCTCGTCAGGGGTCGCACCCCTTACGACCTCTGATTACGAGCTACGGAACACAGACACCGCAAGAGTTTCAGCCGAAGCTCGTAACGCACCCTCCAATTTTGATGCTCAAAAAAACGAACAGGAGAAAAAACACCATCAAAAAACGCACCTTGATTACGAGCTTCAGCCGAAAAGCTTACCAGTAAATGATTCTGACGCTCGTAATGGGTGTGACCCCTCTTACGAGCTTTGCCCGGAACCCTTGCCCGTCAACAATTCTGACGCTCGTAATCATGCTCGTAATAGCTCGTCACTACCTACAATAAAATCTCTTCACCAATCGCCTGTGGGTGAAGTCAAAGCGATCGCGATTCCTGGTGGTCAGGATGGTGGTTATGAAATCAGATTAGAGATTCCCAATTTGGAGACCGTTGTTGCTTCCACATCTCATACGGAGCAGAGGAAGGTACAAATAGTTGTCAAGAAAATGTTGATGCGTCACCTAAAGTCCTTGAGATATGAAATTCACGTAATTACCTCACCGCCAGGGAATTACGAATGGGTAAATGCGACACTATCAGAACATCACCCCAATGAGTACAACCCAAAAAGAGATAAGTGGGTATTTCTTTACAACGGGCATGAATATCCGATTTTTGACCTAAGCCTAATTAGGCTTCAATAATTCCACCGTGCCCGCGTTCCTCTGAGGTCAAGGTGGGTGAAGTTAGGCGATCGCCCCAGTCCACCCTTCCACCATGGGGTTAGACGGTCGTATACCGATAAAGGACATATTCCGGAAATACTAAAATCGACGGCATCACCTACCAAGTGCCGGGAATGGCTTGCACCTCTGACCGCACGGTTAATCGATGGTGGTCGATACCAACTATGGATTTTTATGGGTTTATTCCCCAGAAATTCCCGTACATCTTCCAAAGCCATGGCAACTTTAATGATGTTTTGGCTGATATCTTTGTTTGCGGGAATCCTTTGTCCGTCCTTTGTTGCTTCTCCCCAAGAAAAATGCCCATTGGGGATAATTGGGGTAGTACTAACTACTAACCCAACTCCAGGTATTTCAAATCGCATAAAAATTTCATTTCTTATTTAAGGATTCCAGGATAATCAAATTTGATAGGGGAATCCTCAGAAGGATTGCGATTTCTGGAAATTAAAATTAATTTCCCACTACGTATTTCTAGGGAAGTGAGGATAAAATTAAAAGCGATCGCGGAGAGTGAAAAGACTGCGATCGCCAGGTGTAAATGATGTGTTCAATCGTACATCATTGCTTACACAAATGCCAGAACCAACATTAGTACAAGTCTTCGGCGTAAACGCAACTCAAACCAGCACCACTTTAACCATCTCAAAATCAGATTTAGCCACAGTGGGATTAACTGCTTCTGCAAATAATACGGCTGAATCGCTTTTAGTGGCTTTGGTGAAACTTTGGAATGGATACCTGACAGAAGCAAATCAAGAGACAAATGTGGACATACAAGTGACTGTCGAGCCAAGTCAATTTCCATCAATAGTTTTTCGGAATGAGCAAAACTATCGACAGAATACATACAACATCAACATTCAGAAAATCGACTCAGGCACAACCATAGACCCGGACGACTACTAAATGGAGTTATCAGATATTTTCGGTGCTGGGGCTGTACAAACCAGCACTCATTTAATTATCCAAAAAAGTAGTTTTCAATTTAACAACACTGCGGAGAGTCTCTTAAAAATTATCTTGACATCAGCTACGTCAATTAATAGCCAGTCTCTTAATATTAGAGCTACACCAGATGAACTGATTAGTAGAGAATCCTCGGAATACTTACAATCGACAGTTGTTATTGAATTCAGTAAACCGGATGCTGAAGATATAGACCCCGATAACTATTAATGTTACTCACCTTAGAACAAATTTTTGGACAAGGGACTGTTGAAAATGCTTCAACCATTTCAATCCCAAAATCAGGATTATCTGGATTGAGCGCATCAGCTAGTAATTCTCCTGAAAGTTTACTAGCTGCAATTTTAATTAATGCACTACGACAGTTTCAAGGGGAAATAACTGCAAATGGACAAACATTAAACGCTAATGGGAATCCATTAACATATAGCAACAAAAAATACTGGTATGCACTAATTAACCTTGAGCCTTGGACAACTTTTTTTGAAAATGGGAAAGTTGTCCATACTTTTGTTTTTCATTCATATAGATTCAACTTAATCATGGATTTTATTGACTTACCGGAGAAAGTATCACCCGCACTGATTGACCTGCTTGTACTTCAAGACCCCACGAATGAAGTAACTTACAAAACGTTAATCTCAAGTCTTCCATTTTTATCCTCGACCAATAACAAACCCGACTATTTTAGACAAGCTACAGTCCCCACAAATCCTCAAGCAGGAACACAGTGGGATGAAATAGATGCTAATGGACACTTGATTGAGTCTTGGGTTTATACAGGTACGCAATGGGAATCAAGAATCAAGGAATTTAATTGGTTTTTATCGGGTAGTGGAGGTAATTCTACTGGCTATCCAGTAAGGAATGATTACAGATATAAAATTTTAACATGGGAATATACTTTAATTGCCAATAATATTTGGAATGCTAGCAATTTTGTTGCTGTGACTCTATGGAGATCTAGCGGTGCAACTAATACTGTTCTCTCTACTGCTACTTATAACTCTGCTACAGCAGGACAAATAAGACAGATTAAAACAGAGTTGAAACAAACACTTGATTTTCAAGTTACGATTGCCGATCGCCTTGCGTTAGGTGTATCTGTAACAGGTACAGTGACTTTTAATTATTCAGCTTTGATTAAATATCAATTAATTAGAAGATAATGGGAAAAGAATGCATTGGAAAGACATCAGGAAAAATAATAATCAATGAGCCGATTTCGATAGTTTTAGAAAATATCAAAGCTCCATTTGAAATTACTAGAGAGAATCTCAAATCCTGGCAAGTAAATCAATATGTGAGTTATAGACCAGACAATAATTGCCAAGTCCAAGCTTGGGATAAGTTTCTATTGAATGACAGTAATCCTTACTCTATTTGGACATTTAACAAGCAGTACGATGTCACTGAATGTACAACTCAAACAGCTACATATAGGATTAGTAATCAATTTGGTCAATCCGACGGGAATATATTTTTCGCAATCATT
The Calothrix sp. 336/3 DNA segment above includes these coding regions:
- a CDS encoding KGK domain-containing protein encodes the protein MKQIILNDDDVFSTDEETSFFDQWTMRVSVFKSNMKDWVQEKVSSDQEDWVCEGVEAEILQSVGGGWKKGRVKIRLELEFIPDDPLIENTEEDDLQAPPSPLDDFRKA
- a CDS encoding DnaB-like helicase N-terminal domain-containing protein yields the protein MIAIPHSEDFVNFKTTPDAPPENIEAEESILGGIILDPAAIYRVKDRLKPEHFYVESHREIYKACLKLNKNNQPIDLITVTSYLSDNKKLSKIGGRNKLASIVDRTVSAVNIDALSDLVISKAVRRDLIKVGNQFIHLGYAGEYDLSEIFSLVQKRTQDLISASTARTKEEQLDYINDRLVAELKRIYSTIPEPNKRLLALKWLANEFDTSIGFLEHFYLKSLASQCSKLMTYKDLKEAAQSTVRRWLLNGLIPNASTILLAADGGIGKTKMVYNLAKKIIDGTQFGDFIATGQKRRILYYQGDESVGDMYQALETLGYSESDIQEHVRVRFGWSFENMPVLIQDLHEFQPHFIVVDSLSFANRYSMFREGEAEYARPLLECAGLATEYNSTFLFIHHTNRDGGVRGTTAIRNSVSEVWKLSKDTSHTSTPYDRILEIDKSRSRSSGKKYRLYFEPETLEFTFLGEEGEELGGPNRTAKEKILQYLADNRNQNFTARVMAQLLYLNETTTGRALRDLSSDGLVSCNRKPGKAYTYFLEWTGDRHARNDEHSYERDDERYEHNYEPQNPGIATVTPISSQNSSSGVAPLTTSDYELRNTDTARVSAEARNAPSNFDAQKNEQEKKHHQKTHLDYELQPKSLPVNDSDARNGCDPSYELCPEPLPVNNSDARNHARNSSSLPTIKSLHQSPVGEVKAIAIPGGQDGGYEIRLEIPNLETVVASTSHTEQRKVQIVVKKMLMRHLKSLRYEIHVITSPPGNYEWVNATLSEHHPNEYNPKRDKWVFLYNGHEYPIFDLSLIRLQ
- a CDS encoding D-Ala-D-Ala carboxypeptidase family metallohydrolase, which codes for MRFEIPGVGLVVSTTPIIPNGHFSWGEATKDGQRIPANKDISQNIIKVAMALEDVREFLGNKPIKIHSWYRPPSINRAVRGASHSRHLVGDAVDFSISGICPLSVYDRLTPWWKGGLGRSPNFTHLDLRGTRARWNY